A genome region from Hevea brasiliensis isolate MT/VB/25A 57/8 chromosome 9, ASM3005281v1, whole genome shotgun sequence includes the following:
- the LOC110660091 gene encoding ATG8-interacting protein 1, which yields MAANEEGEENTSRGNEWEVVSLTASTYAAASGPEVELKYENKDNAHEEDEAETSRALFMSGHFVFPPSQHENLPLDPDNSEILNEQAGENFASEQGAEEGDESGRKDEEYFKLEELNVSEEFPGIQFFDDKEQSIYSTSTFSSLHSETGLGGSAAYGENLVIPEVNEQAKEELDFSTDICHSPKPAIDGKDDGSDLPCEAWWKRRAASLYTHAKETNAFWSIFVAAAVMGLVILGQRWQQERWRVLQLKWQASINEKSGRMLGPLSRLKDVIVGGHRRGSLIRGSSSNEN from the exons TATCACTTACAGCATCAACATATGCTGCTGCTTCTGGTCCAGAAGTTGAACTGAAGTATGAAAACAAGGATAATGCACATGAAGAGGATGAAGCAGAAACTTCTCGTGCTTTGTTCATGTCTGGTCATTTTGTCTTTCCACCGAGCCAGCATGAGAATTTGCCATTGGATCCTGATAATAGTGAGATTCTCAATGAACAAGCGGGGGAGAATTTTGCCTCTGAACAGGGTGCGGAAGAAGGGGATGAATCTGGCAGAAAGGATGAAGAATACTTTAAACTTGAGGAGTTGAATGTATCTGAAGAGTTTCCTGGGATACAGTTTTTTGATGACAAGGAACAGAGTATATACAGTACATCTACTTTCAGTTCTTTGCACAGTGAAACTGGACTCGGTGGATCAGCTGCATATGGAGAGAACCTGGTTATTCCTGAAGTAAATGAACAGGCTAAAGAGGAGTTGGATTTCTCAACAGACATTTGTCACTCCCCAAAGCCTGCTATAGATGGTAAAGATGATGGGTCTGACCTTCCATGTGAGGCTTGGTGGAAGAGAAGGGCAGCTTCCTTGTACACTCATGCAAAAGAGACAAATGCATTTTGGTCCATTTTTGTTGCAGCAGCAGTTATGGGCCTTGTAATTCTTGGACAGCGCTGGCAACAGGAGAGGTGGCGGGTTTTGCAACTCAAGTGGCAGGCTAGCATTAATGAG AAAAGTGGCAGGATGCTGGGACCTCTATCACGTCTTAAGGATGTGATTGTGGGTGGCCATCGCCGTGGATCCCTTATCAGGGGAAGTTCCTCAAATGAAAATTAA